A single Vigna radiata var. radiata cultivar VC1973A chromosome 8, Vradiata_ver6, whole genome shotgun sequence DNA region contains:
- the LOC106770733 gene encoding 2-oxoglutarate dehydrogenase, mitochondrial, translated as MAWLRVASSIAKHDAVRRNLYGGGALYCGKRATTVVPSTSRIRNFHSTVFKSREQTAPVPRPVPLSKLTDNFLDGTSSVYLEELQRAWEADPNSVDESWDNFFRNFVGQASTSPGISGQTIQESMQLLLLVRAYQVNGHMKAKLDPLGLEERKVPDELDLAFYGFTEADLDREFFLGVWKMSGFLSENRPVQTLRSILTRLEQAYCGSIGYEYMHIPDREKCNWLRDRIETLTPTQYNRERREVIFDRLAWSTLFENFLATKWTSAKRFGLEGGESIIPGMKEMFDRASDLGVESIVMGMAHRGRLNVLGNVVRKPLRQIFCEFSGGQPADEAGLYTGTGDVKWRQTFHSDVVVDLVCYRRFGHNEIDEPSFTQPKMYKVIRNHPSALEIYQKKLLESGELTREDIDKIHKKVTSILNDEFLASKDYVPKRRDWLSAYWSGFKSPEQISRIRNTGVKPEILKNVGKAITLLPENFNPHKAVKRIYEQRSQMVETGEDIDWGFAEALAFATLIVEGNHVRLSGQDVERGTFSHRHAVVHDQTTGERYCPLDHVIMNQNEEMFTVSNSSLSEFGVLGFELGYSMENPNSLVIWEAQFGDFANGAQVIFDNFLSSGESKWLRQTGLVVLLPHGYDGQGPEHSSGRLERFLQMADDHPYTIPEMDPTLRKQIQECNWQIVNVTTPANFFHVLRRQIHREFRKPLIVMSPKNLLRSKVCRSNLSEFDDVQGHPGFDKQGTRFKRLIKDQNNHSDVEGGIRRLVLCSGKVYYELDEQRTKEDAKDVAICRVEQLCPFPYDLVQRELKRYPNAEVVWCQEEPMNMGGYTYVLPRLVTSMKAVGRGGYEDVKYVGRAPSAATATGFLKVHHKEQAELVQKAIQREPINFPY; from the exons atGGCATGGCTTAGAGTTGCTTCCAGCATAGCAAAGCATGATGCCGTTAGGAGAAATCTCTATGGAGGTGGAGCACTGTATTGTGGGAAAAGGGCAACCACAGTTGTTCCATCAACAAGTAGAATTAGAAACTTCCACAGCACAGTTTTCAAATCCAGAGAGCAAACAGCTCCTGTGCCTCGCCCAGTGCCCCTTTCTAAGCTAACAGACAACTTCTTGGATGGGACAAGTAGTGTCTATTTAGAGGAGCTTCAAAGGGCTTGGGAAGCTGATCCAAACAGTGTTGATGAGTCCTGGGACAATTTCTTCAGGAACTTTGTGGGTCAGGCCTCCACCTCCCCTGGAATTTCTGGACAAACAATTCAGGAGAGTATGCAATTGCTGTTGCTGGTGAGAGCATACCAGGTTAATGGCCACATGAAAGCCAAGCTAGACCCTTTGGGTCTGGAAGAACGAAAAGTCCCTGATGAGTTAGACCTTGCCTTTTATGGATTCACCGAGGCTGATCTCGACAGGGAATTCTTTCTGGGGGTGTGGAAGATGTCTGGGTTTTTGTCTGAGAATCGTCCTGTGCAGACTCTCAGGTCCATTTTGACACGGCTTGAGCAAGCCTACTGTGGAAGCATTGGGTATGAGTACATGCACATACCGGATCGTGAGAAGTGTAATTGGCTTAGGGACAGAATTGAGACCCTTACACCTACACAGTATAATCGGGAGCGTCGCGAGGTTATTTTTGACAGGCTTGCCTGGAGTacactttttgaaaatttcttgGCCACCAAGTGGACATCTGCAAAGAGGTTTGGGCTTGAAGGGGGAGAGAGTATTATTCCTGGTATGAAAGAAATGTTTGATCGTGCATCTGATCTTGGGGTTGAGAGTATTGTTATGGGAATGGCACATAGGGGAAGATTGAATGTTTTGGGTAATGTAGTTCGGAAGCCCCTTCGTCAGATTTTCTGTGAGTTTAGTGGTGGTCAGCCTGCGGATGAAGCTGGACTCTACACAGGAACTGGTGATGTTAAA TGGCGCCAAACTTTTCATTCGGATGTGGTTGTTGACTTGGTTTGTTACCGTCGATTTGGCCACAACGAGATTGATGAACCATCTTTCACACAGCCTAAAATGTATAAG GTCATCCGAAACCATCCATCAGCTCTTGAGATATACCAGAAAAAGCTTTTGGAATCTGGGGAGCTGACACGAGAAGACATTGATAAGATACATAAAAAGGTGACATCAATTCTAAATGATGAATTTTTGGCTAGCAAAGATTATGTTCCAAAAAGAAGAGATTGGCTTTCAGCATATTGGTCTGGTTTCAAGTCACCCGAACAAATTTCACGCATCCGGAACACTGG GGTGAAACCAGAGATCTTGAAAAATGTAGGGAAAGCAATCACGCTGTTACCTGAAAATTTTAATCCTCATAAAGCGGTGAAGAGAATTTATGAACAGCGTTCCCAAATGGTTGAAACTGGGGAAGATATTGACTGGGGATTTGCTGAGGCTCTTGCTTTTGCAACATTGATTGTTGAAGGAAACCATGTTCGCTTAAGTGGTCAGGACGTTGAAAGGGGAACATTTAGTCATCGCCATGCTGTAGTTCATGATCAGACAACTGGAGAGAGATATTGCCCCCTTGACCATGTGATAATGAATCAAAATGAAGAGATGTTTACTGTCAGTAATAG CTCACTTTCTGAGTTTGGTGTTCTTGGATTTGAATTGGGTTACTCAATGGAAAATCCTAATTCATTGGTGATCTGGGAGGCTCAGTTTGGTGATTTTGCTAATGGGGCTCAAGTTATATTTGACAATTTCTTGAGTTCTGGTGAGTCTAAGTGGCTGCGTCAGACTGGGCTTGTTGTGTTACTTCCTCACGGTTATGATGGGCAGGGACCTGAGCATTCAAGTGGAAGACTGGAACGCTTCCTTCAG ATGGCTGATGACCATCCTTATACTATTCCTGAGATGGATCCTACTCTTCGGAAACAAATTCAGGAGTGTAATTGGCAGATTGTGAATGTTACAACTCCTGCAAATTTTTTCCATGTTTTACGCCGGCAG ATACACAGGGAATTCCGTAAACCTCTTATAGTAATGTCCCCTAAGAACCTGCTTCGTAGTAAGGTTTGCAGATCAAACTTATCTGAGTTTGATGATGTTCAAGGACATCCCGGTTTTGACAAACAGGGAACCAGATTTAAGCGCCTCATAAAAGACCAAAATAATCACTCAGACGTTGAAGGGGGTATAAGACGTTTAGTACTTTGCTCTGGAAAG GTTTACTATGAACTTGACGAACAGCGAACAAAGGAAGATGCAAAGGATGTTGCAATATGTAGGGTGGAACAGCTTTGTCCTTTCCCTTATGATCTTGTGCAACGAGAGCTTAAACGATATCCAA ATGCGGAGGTTGTCTGGTGTCAAGAAGAGCCAATGAACATGGGTGGATACACATATGTTTTACCCCGGCTCGTAACTTCCATGAAGGCTGTAGGTAGAGGAGGCTATGAAGATGTTAAATATGTTGGTCGTGCTCCTTCTGCAGCAACAGCTACTGGTTTCCTCAAGGTTCACCATAAGGAGCAGGCTGAGCTAGTTCAGAAAGCCATTCAACGAGAACCAATCAATTTCCCTTACTGA
- the LOC106771581 gene encoding zinc finger protein ZAT11-like yields MKREREVDSVTMANYLMLLSAGGEFEKTNYLNYSSNHRVFECKTCKRQFPSFQALGGHRASHKKPRLMGESEHSQVLHGSPPKPKTHECSVCGLEFAIGQALGGHMRRHRTSSNGNMNNATATTVHNTSSPKMNHKGSSNERVLFPDLNLTPLENDLEFLKIRQPAPLVHCFN; encoded by the coding sequence atgaagagagaaagagaagttgATAGCGTAACCATGGCCAACTACTTGATGTTGCTTTCTGCAGGAGGTGAATTTGAGAAGACAAACTACTTGAACTACTCTTCCAACCACCGTGTGTTTGAGTGCAAGACGTGTAAGAGGCAGTTTCCGTCGTTTCAAGCCTTGGGAGGGCACCGTGCGAGTCACAAGAAACCTAGGTTGATGGGAGAGAGTGAGCATAGCCAAGTTCTTCATGGTTCACCACCAAAACCTAAGACTCATGAGTGTTCAGTCTGTGGTTTGGAGTTTGCGATAGGGCAAGCTTTGGGAGGACACATGAGACGCCATAGAACATCATCAAATGGAAACATGAACAATGCTACTGCTACCACTGTTCATAATACTTCTTCACCAAAAATGAACCACAAGGGTAGCAGCAACGAGAGAGTTCTGTTCCCTGATCTGAATTTGACGCCATTAGAGAATGATTTGGAGTTTTTGAAGATCAGACAACCAGCTCCTTTGGTTCACTGCTTCAATTGA
- the LOC106772209 gene encoding ras-related protein RABE1c, translated as MAAAPARARADYDYLIKLLLIGDSGVGKSCLLLRFSDGSFTTSFITTIGIDFKIRTIELDGKRIKLQIWDTAGQERFRTITTAYYRGAMGILLVYDVTDEASFNNIRNWIRNIEQHASDNVNKILVGNKADMDESKRAVPTSKGQALADEYGIKFFETSAKTNMNVEEVFFSIARDIKQRLADTDSRAEPQTIKINQPDQAARGGDPAQKSACCGS; from the exons ATGGCAGCAGCACCCGCCAGAGCTCGTGCCGATTACGATTACCTCATCAAGCTCCTTCTTATTGGCGACAGCG GTGTGGGGAAGAGTTGTCTTCTTTTGAGATTTTCTGATGGTTCATTCACAACCAGTTTTATCACCACCATTGG CATCGATTTTAAGATAAGAACCATTGAACTGGACGGCAAACGGATTAAGTTACAAATCTGGGATACTGCTGGTCAGGAGCGATTTAGAACTATTACCACAG CTTACTACCGAGGAGCCATGGGTATCTTGCTGGTTTATGATGTTACGGATGAAGCATCTTTCAATA ATATTCGGAATTGGATTCGCAATATTGAACAACATGCTTCTGACAATGTAAACAAGATACTTGTTGGCAACAAGGCTGATATGGATGAAAGTAAAAGG GCTGTACCTACCTCCAAAGGTCAAGCACTTGCTGATGAGTATGGTATCAAGTTCTTTGAAACT AGTGCAAAAACCAACATGAATGTGGAAGAGGTTTTCTTTTCAATAGCAAGAGATATCAAGCAAAGGCTTGCAGACACAGATTCAAGAGCTGAG CCTCAGACCATCAAGATTAACCAACCTGACCAGGCAGCCAGGGGTGGCGATCCTGCACAAAAGTCGGCTTGCTGCGGTTCATGA
- the LOC106771135 gene encoding WUSCHEL-related homeobox 13, with protein sequence MVNVVELQKQLQRWQQSGNNVNVDANGELMYVKVMTDEQLETLRKQIAVYATICDQLIEMHRTLSAQQDLAGARLGNLYCDPLMTSGGHKITSRQRWTPTPVQLQILERIFDQGNGTPSKEKIKEITAELGQHGQISETNVYNWFQNRRARSKRKLQNVAPSNTESEVDTEVDSKDKKTKPEEFLSQHNITTSGGSEKLCFQNPQVYSDLQYLNPDSNKPYSMFPSDGSLKSTRNLTHVSVFNQVLSNSRSECAGGKMEVGGTVSYNLFHQTGDCNLGSDF encoded by the exons atggTGAACGTGGTGGAATTGCAGAAACAGCTGCAGAGGTGGCAGCAGAGTGGCAACAATGTCAATGTCGACGCCAACGGAGAACTCATGTATGTCAAAGTCATGACTGATGAACAGTTGGAAACTCTGAGGAAACAGATTGCTGTTTATGCCACCATTTGTGACCAACTTATTGAGATGCACAGAACACTCTCAGCTCAGCAGGATCTTGCAg GGGCAAGATTGGGAAATCTGTACTGTGATCCATTGATGACATCTGGTGGACACAAAATAACATCAAGACAAAGGTGGACACCTACACCTGTGCAGCTTCAGATTCTTGAACGTATATTTGATCAGGGAAATGGAACTCCAAGCAAGGAAAAAATCAAAGAGATAACTGCTGAGCTGGGCCAGCATGGTCAAATTTCTGAAACAAATGTGTACAACTGGTTTCAGAATAGGCGTGCTCGATCCAAAAGAAAACTGCAAAATGTGGCTCCAAGCAACACGGAATCAGAAGTGGACACTGAGGTTGATTCTAAGGATAAGAAGACAAAACCTGAGGAGTTTCTGTCTCAACATAACATAACAACTTCTGGAGGATCCGAAAAGCTGTGCTTTCAGAACCCTCAGGTGTACTCTGATTTGCAGTACTTGAATCCTGATTCCAACAAGCCGTATTCCATGTTCCCATCAGATGGCAGTTTGAAATCCACAAGAAATTTGACTCATGTGTCTGTTTTTAACCAGGTGCTGTCGAATTCAA GGAGTGAGTGTGCAGGTGGAAAAATGGAAGTTGGTGGGACAGTGAGCTATAATTTATTCCACCAAACAGGAGATTGCAATCTGGGGTCTGATTTTTAG